One Mycoavidus sp. B2-EB genomic region harbors:
- the kdsB gene encoding 3-deoxy-manno-octulosonate cytidylyltransferase has protein sequence MNTINFDVAIPARLQSTRLPEKALAQIDDKPMVIHVALRAQKSGAQRTIIATDSPRIVECAGQYNIEVMLTAESHACGTDRLAELATQLDWADDQIIVNVQGDEPLIDPTLIQAMAAHLATHPSCALASAAHPIKSIEEIFNPNVVKVVLDARGYALYFSRAPIPWARDVWQGVMGENGFSISQAASTNSTLDQSKQPVYRHIGIYAYRASFLRRFATLTPSPLEGVEALEQLRALWHGESIAMYVTDKAPIAGVDTAADLERVRAFLSTEEL, from the coding sequence ATGAATACTATAAATTTTGATGTAGCAATCCCCGCTCGTCTTCAGTCTACTCGACTGCCTGAAAAAGCGTTAGCCCAAATTGACGATAAGCCCATGGTTATACATGTGGCGTTGCGCGCTCAGAAATCTGGCGCGCAACGTACAATAATTGCGACGGATTCTCCACGTATTGTCGAGTGCGCCGGTCAATATAATATAGAGGTTATGTTGACGGCAGAGAGTCATGCCTGTGGGACCGACCGGCTGGCCGAGCTTGCGACCCAGCTGGACTGGGCAGATGACCAGATCATAGTAAATGTGCAAGGCGATGAACCGTTAATCGATCCTACATTGATTCAAGCAATGGCAGCCCATTTGGCGACACACCCTAGCTGCGCATTAGCGAGCGCTGCGCACCCCATTAAGAGCATCGAAGAAATTTTTAATCCCAATGTGGTTAAAGTGGTACTCGACGCCCGAGGATATGCATTGTACTTCTCCCGCGCACCTATTCCTTGGGCGCGTGATGTGTGGCAGGGTGTGATGGGAGAAAATGGTTTTTCTATTAGCCAAGCAGCTAGTACTAATAGCACACTTGACCAAAGCAAGCAGCCGGTGTACCGCCACATTGGCATATATGCGTATCGAGCTTCTTTTTTGCGCCGCTTCGCCACTTTAACGCCGTCCCCTTTGGAAGGCGTGGAAGCACTCGAGCAATTGCGCGCTCTGTGGCATGGCGAATCTATTGCTATGTATGTAACGGACAAAGCGCCTATCGCAGGCGTAGATACTGCTGCTGATTTAGAACGTGTACGTGCTTTTTTAAGCACAGAGGAACTCTAG
- a CDS encoding fumarylacetoacetate hydrolase family protein, with amino-acid sequence MSEIFAAAPLITVPIAHSNDSFAVRRIYCIGRNYLEHAREMGHVSPSSSLVFFHKPADAILYVAPGKVGQFPYPPGSNNVHHEVELVVALGKRGRDIPVERALDYVFGYAVGLDMTRRDLQAEMKRQGYPWESAKAFDASAPLGPIHRVEEVGHCQQGAIWLKVNGVERQRADVAQLIWSIAYVISYLSTLSELAPGDLVYTGTPGGVGSIVRGDLMTAGIDGLGELAVKVT; translated from the coding sequence ATGAGTGAAATATTTGCAGCAGCACCGCTAATCACTGTGCCGATTGCGCATTCAAATGACTCTTTCGCGGTGCGCCGCATTTACTGCATTGGCCGCAATTATCTAGAGCACGCGCGTGAGATGGGGCATGTGTCGCCGTCTTCATCTTTAGTATTTTTTCATAAACCGGCTGACGCTATCTTGTATGTGGCGCCAGGCAAAGTCGGGCAATTTCCTTATCCGCCGGGTTCAAATAACGTGCATCATGAAGTGGAGCTGGTGGTCGCGCTGGGTAAGCGTGGCCGCGATATTCCGGTTGAGCGCGCGCTTGATTATGTGTTTGGCTATGCAGTGGGTCTGGATATGACGCGCCGCGATCTGCAAGCAGAAATGAAACGGCAAGGCTATCCATGGGAAAGCGCCAAAGCTTTTGATGCTTCAGCGCCGCTGGGCCCGATCCATCGCGTAGAGGAGGTTGGCCATTGTCAGCAGGGCGCAATTTGGCTCAAAGTGAATGGGGTTGAGCGGCAACGTGCTGATGTGGCGCAGCTTATTTGGTCGATTGCATATGTTATATCTTATCTGTCAACCTTATCTGAGCTCGCGCCAGGAGACTTGGTTTATACCGGGACGCCCGGCGGCGTAGGGTCGATCGTGAGGGGGGACCTGATGACGGCAGGTATTGACGGTTTAGGCGAATTGGCGGTTAAGGTGACTTAG
- the rpoH gene encoding RNA polymerase sigma factor RpoH has product MNTKSELKRSEVGGALTLAPTMPVLGQLGDLNAYIQAVSRIPMLHVEEEQQLATDYREHGTLESARKLVLSHLRLVVSIARGYLGYGLPHADLIQEGNIGLMKAVKRFDPQQNVRLVSYAIHWIKAEIHEYILRNWRIVKVATTKAQRKLFFNLRSRKRSAQTLTSSEIDALAKALNVKHTDVAEMETRMTGGDVALEGQIEDGEESFAPIAYLTDTQHEPTEVLANRQFDRLQSDGLASALDTLDARSRRIVEARWLDVDENGSGGATLHHLAAEFGVSAERIRQIEVSAMKKMRSALTAYAA; this is encoded by the coding sequence ATGAATACAAAATCTGAATTAAAAAGATCCGAAGTAGGCGGGGCGCTGACTCTTGCTCCGACGATGCCAGTACTTGGCCAGCTAGGTGATCTTAATGCCTATATCCAAGCGGTTAGCCGTATTCCAATGCTGCACGTGGAGGAAGAGCAACAGCTCGCTACCGATTATCGTGAGCATGGTACGCTTGAATCAGCTCGCAAGCTGGTTTTATCCCATCTGCGCTTGGTTGTCTCAATCGCCCGCGGCTACTTAGGCTATGGATTGCCACATGCCGACCTGATTCAAGAAGGCAATATTGGTCTAATGAAAGCCGTAAAACGCTTTGATCCGCAGCAAAATGTACGGCTCGTCTCCTATGCCATTCACTGGATTAAAGCCGAGATTCATGAATATATCCTGCGCAACTGGCGGATTGTAAAAGTTGCCACCACCAAAGCTCAGCGCAAACTTTTTTTCAATTTACGCAGCCGTAAACGAAGCGCGCAAACGCTGACCTCGAGTGAAATTGACGCTTTAGCTAAAGCGCTGAACGTCAAGCACACTGACGTAGCGGAGATGGAAACCCGTATGACGGGCGGAGATGTCGCGCTAGAAGGACAAATTGAAGATGGCGAAGAATCCTTTGCGCCGATTGCCTATCTCACCGACACTCAACATGAGCCAACCGAGGTGCTGGCGAATCGCCAGTTTGACCGTTTACAAAGCGATGGCTTAGCCAGTGCGCTGGATACGCTTGATGCACGTAGCCGCCGGATTGTTGAGGCGCGCTGGTTAGATGTTGACGAAAATGGTTCTGGCGGTGCAACGCTGCATCATCTGGCAGCGGAATTCGGTGTCTCGGCCGAGCGTATTCGCCAAATTGAAGTCAGTGCTATGAAAAAGATGCGCAGTGCATTAACTGCTTATGCAGCTTGA
- the clpA gene encoding ATP-dependent Clp protease ATP-binding subunit ClpA: MIAQELEVSLHMAFMEARQARHEFITVEHLLLALLDNPTAVEVLRACAANIDDLRHNLHHFIHDNTPVVPGSIDADTQPTLGFQRVIQRAIMHVQSASNGKKEVTGANVLVAIFGEKESHAVYCLQQQGIARLDVVNFIAHGIAKTGESESTKSADASADQDGAAGQKETPLAQFTQNLNQLAKEGRIDPLIGRELEVERVVQILCRRRKNNPLLVGEAGVGKTAIAEGLAWRLTRGEVPDILANSVVYSLDMGALLAGTKYRGDFEQRLKIVLKELKERPHAILFIDEIHTLIGAGAASGGTLDASNLLKPALSSGQIKCIGATTFTEYRGIFDKDAALSRRFQKIDVSEPTVAQTIAILRGLKSRLEEHHSLKYSGAALSAAAELSARFITDRHLPDKAIDVLDEAGAAQRVLPKSKQKKIVGKAEIEEIIAKIARVPAQSVSLDDRSKLQTLERDLKSVVFGQDPAIEALASAIKMARAGLGQIGKPIGAFLFSGPTGVGKTEVARQLAFTLGIELTRFDMSEYMERHAVSRLIGAPPGYVGFDQGGLLTEAITKKPHCVLLLDEIEKAHPDIYNILLQVMDHGTLTDNNGRKADFRNVILIMTTNAGAEALQKTKIGFTTRNEAGDEMAEIKKTFTPEFRNRLDATINFHSLNAEIILRVVDKFLIQLEDQLHEKKVEVIFTDKLRKYLASSGFDPLMGARPMQRLIQNAIRRALADELLFGKLSNGGRVKVDVDEQNKVQLIFDENGESHNTNPETAEID; the protein is encoded by the coding sequence ATGATCGCTCAAGAACTAGAGGTTAGCTTGCATATGGCGTTTATGGAAGCGCGCCAAGCCCGGCATGAATTTATTACGGTAGAGCATCTGCTGCTAGCGTTGTTAGATAATCCGACGGCGGTTGAGGTGTTGCGTGCTTGCGCGGCCAACATTGATGACTTGCGACATAATCTGCACCATTTTATTCACGATAACACCCCGGTCGTACCGGGTTCGATAGACGCTGATACGCAGCCTACATTAGGCTTTCAGCGGGTGATTCAGCGTGCGATTATGCATGTCCAATCGGCTTCAAATGGCAAGAAAGAAGTGACCGGTGCAAATGTACTGGTGGCGATTTTTGGAGAAAAAGAGTCGCACGCGGTTTATTGCTTGCAGCAACAAGGGATTGCGCGTTTAGATGTGGTCAATTTTATTGCGCACGGAATCGCTAAAACCGGCGAGAGTGAATCCACCAAATCGGCTGATGCAAGCGCAGATCAGGACGGAGCGGCAGGGCAAAAAGAAACGCCGCTGGCGCAATTTACGCAGAACTTGAATCAACTCGCTAAAGAAGGGCGGATTGATCCATTGATTGGGCGGGAGCTCGAAGTTGAACGCGTGGTGCAAATTTTGTGTCGGCGCCGGAAAAACAATCCGCTCTTAGTCGGGGAAGCGGGCGTCGGTAAAACGGCTATCGCGGAAGGGCTTGCCTGGCGGCTCACGCGTGGCGAAGTGCCGGATATATTGGCGAATTCAGTGGTTTATTCGCTGGATATGGGCGCTTTGCTGGCCGGTACTAAATACCGTGGCGATTTTGAACAACGTTTAAAAATCGTGCTTAAAGAATTAAAAGAGCGCCCTCATGCGATACTTTTTATCGATGAAATTCATACCTTGATTGGTGCAGGCGCTGCCTCAGGCGGGACGCTGGACGCCTCAAACTTATTAAAACCAGCGCTTTCGTCTGGACAAATAAAATGCATTGGAGCGACTACTTTTACCGAATATCGTGGGATTTTTGATAAAGATGCCGCGCTGTCGCGGCGCTTCCAAAAAATCGATGTTTCTGAGCCAACGGTAGCCCAAACCATTGCGATTTTGCGTGGGCTGAAGTCGCGCCTTGAGGAACACCACAGTCTTAAATATTCTGGTGCCGCGTTATCTGCGGCAGCTGAATTATCGGCTCGTTTTATTACGGATCGGCATTTGCCGGATAAAGCGATTGATGTGCTGGATGAAGCGGGTGCAGCGCAACGCGTATTACCTAAATCGAAACAAAAAAAGATCGTCGGTAAAGCAGAGATCGAGGAAATTATTGCAAAAATCGCTCGTGTGCCAGCACAAAGCGTTTCACTCGACGATCGCAGCAAATTGCAGACCCTTGAGCGCGACCTCAAAAGCGTGGTCTTTGGACAAGACCCCGCGATTGAAGCCTTGGCCTCTGCAATCAAAATGGCGCGTGCCGGATTGGGTCAAATTGGTAAACCCATTGGCGCGTTTCTATTCTCAGGCCCAACCGGCGTTGGTAAAACTGAAGTCGCCCGTCAACTTGCTTTCACCTTGGGCATCGAGCTGACGCGTTTTGATATGTCTGAATATATGGAGCGTCATGCGGTCAGCCGTTTAATCGGTGCGCCGCCGGGTTATGTTGGTTTTGATCAAGGTGGCCTCTTGACCGAGGCGATCACGAAAAAGCCGCATTGCGTGTTGCTACTGGATGAAATCGAAAAAGCGCATCCAGATATTTATAATATTTTGCTGCAAGTCATGGATCATGGCACATTGACGGATAACAATGGCCGTAAAGCCGATTTTCGTAATGTGATTCTCATTATGACCACCAACGCGGGCGCTGAAGCACTGCAAAAAACCAAGATTGGCTTTACTACACGTAACGAAGCGGGGGATGAAATGGCCGAAATTAAAAAGACCTTCACCCCTGAGTTTCGTAATCGGTTAGACGCAACCATTAACTTCCACTCACTCAACGCAGAAATTATTCTGCGTGTGGTTGATAAGTTCTTAATCCAGCTGGAAGATCAACTCCACGAAAAGAAGGTGGAGGTTATCTTTACGGATAAGCTGCGCAAATACCTTGCGAGCAGCGGTTTCGATCCACTCATGGGCGCGCGGCCGATGCAACGCTTGATTCAAAACGCTATCCGGCGTGCCTTGGCGGATGAGTTGCTATTTGGTAAGTTGTCAAATGGGGGGCGCGTTAAGGTTGATGTGGACGAGCAGAACAAAGTGCAACTTATTTTTGATGAAAATGGCGAGTCACATAATACGAACCCTGAAACGGCGGAGATTGACTGA
- the clpS gene encoding ATP-dependent Clp protease adapter ClpS — translation MAISLSLEDNVVVERQKQTIKPPPMYQVVLLNDDFTPMGFVVMILQKYFRKDQKASIEIMLKVHCEGRAICGVYTRDVAMTKVKQVTTHAKQAGHPLQCVMERT, via the coding sequence ATGGCTATTTCCTTGAGTCTCGAAGATAACGTTGTGGTTGAGCGGCAAAAGCAAACAATAAAACCGCCACCCATGTATCAAGTCGTGTTGCTCAATGATGACTTTACGCCGATGGGGTTTGTCGTCATGATTCTTCAAAAATACTTTAGAAAAGACCAAAAGGCCTCAATTGAGATTATGCTGAAGGTACATTGCGAAGGTAGAGCAATTTGTGGGGTTTATACGCGTGATGTGGCAATGACCAAAGTGAAGCAGGTAACCACCCATGCAAAGCAAGCCGGTCATCCGCTGCAGTGCGTTATGGAGAGAACATGA
- the nagA gene encoding N-acetylglucosamine-6-phosphate deacetylase, translating into MKSLKLCGNILTPEGWRLGHITFEGGRIVALNGAPSEPATNHEPYLLPGFIDLHVHGGGGADVMEGGAAAQTMARMHARYGTTSLLATTMTAPRDELAAVLMALAPEVRQRAPGCARILGVHLEGPYINPGKLGAQPSATALVALDEVLYYSELAPLRVVTLAPELAGHLTVIADLAARGIRVQLGHTLGSYEEGVDALKQGATGFTHLFNAMTGLHHRAPGMVGAALAHAEYAELIPDLLHVHPGAIYTALRAIPRLYCVTDSTAAAGMPDGAYPLGSQTVIKCVNGVRLADGTLAGSTLTMDQALRNLVALGLPLAEVSHRLSRYAADYLGLVQRGRLVVGAWADLVVLDRQLRVQTTYVEGEKIEVRSS; encoded by the coding sequence ATGAAGAGCCTAAAGTTGTGCGGAAATATTTTAACCCCCGAAGGCTGGCGACTGGGTCATATAACGTTTGAGGGGGGGCGGATTGTGGCGCTCAATGGCGCACCCAGCGAACCGGCGACAAACCACGAACCTTACCTCTTGCCCGGTTTTATTGACCTGCATGTGCATGGCGGCGGCGGGGCGGATGTGATGGAAGGCGGTGCTGCGGCTCAAACCATGGCCCGTATGCATGCGCGTTATGGCACCACAAGCCTATTGGCCACCACCATGACGGCGCCGCGTGATGAGCTGGCCGCAGTGCTAATGGCGCTTGCGCCTGAGGTGCGGCAGCGCGCACCGGGTTGCGCCCGCATCCTCGGCGTGCACCTTGAAGGGCCGTATATTAATCCTGGCAAACTGGGTGCGCAACCTTCTGCAACCGCGCTCGTGGCACTGGATGAAGTGCTCTATTATTCGGAGCTTGCTCCGCTGCGGGTGGTGACGCTGGCGCCGGAGCTGGCTGGCCATTTAACGGTCATAGCCGATCTCGCTGCGCGCGGGATACGCGTACAGCTTGGCCATACGTTAGGCAGTTATGAGGAGGGGGTGGACGCGCTTAAGCAGGGGGCCACAGGTTTTACCCATCTATTTAACGCTATGACGGGCTTGCACCATCGTGCGCCAGGCATGGTGGGCGCGGCGCTTGCACATGCTGAGTATGCGGAACTCATCCCAGATTTATTGCACGTGCATCCAGGGGCGATTTATACGGCACTGCGCGCGATTCCTAGGCTCTACTGCGTGACTGATAGCACGGCGGCAGCGGGGATGCCAGATGGCGCTTATCCGTTGGGGAGTCAGACGGTGATTAAATGCGTGAATGGCGTGCGCTTGGCGGATGGCACGTTGGCCGGGAGCACCTTGACGATGGATCAAGCGCTGCGTAATTTAGTTGCGCTAGGTTTGCCGTTAGCTGAAGTTTCCCATCGCTTGTCACGCTATGCGGCGGATTATCTGGGTTTAGTACAACGGGGTCGACTTGTAGTGGGTGCTTGGGCAGATTTAGTGGTGCTGGATCGCCAACTGAGGGTGCAGACAACCTATGTCGAAGGCGAAAAAATTGAGGTTCGATCAAGCTGA
- a CDS encoding SCO family protein, whose amino-acid sequence MYKFTAAASKFTACLLCLLIGVAGCTRTPAFKNTDLTGNPSFGTDFTLPDTAGQMRTLADFKGKVVVLLFGYTHCPDICPMTLATLAQALKQLGNKAKRVQVLFVTVDPARDTLSSLARYVPAFDPSFIGLRPANEAQLKKVTQDFRVFFARESASVDEMAKTPTADAYTMDHTAAGYVFDASGTLRLFARDGQGPEPWVHDLKILLN is encoded by the coding sequence ATGTACAAATTTACCGCAGCAGCGTCTAAATTTACAGCCTGCTTATTGTGCCTACTGATAGGGGTGGCAGGTTGCACGCGCACGCCGGCGTTCAAAAATACCGATTTGACTGGCAATCCAAGTTTTGGCACGGATTTTACACTGCCGGACACCGCGGGTCAGATGCGTACTTTGGCTGACTTTAAAGGCAAAGTGGTGGTGCTGTTGTTCGGCTATACGCATTGTCCTGACATTTGTCCCATGACGCTTGCAACGCTTGCGCAAGCCCTAAAACAATTGGGGAACAAGGCAAAGCGGGTGCAGGTATTATTTGTTACTGTCGATCCAGCGCGGGATACGCTGTCTTCGCTGGCGCGCTATGTCCCGGCTTTTGATCCCAGCTTTATCGGTTTGCGGCCAGCGAATGAAGCGCAGCTTAAAAAGGTGACGCAAGATTTTCGAGTGTTTTTTGCGCGAGAGTCCGCAAGCGTAGACGAAATGGCCAAAACTCCCACCGCCGACGCCTATACTATGGATCATACAGCGGCGGGCTATGTATTTGATGCCAGCGGCACACTGCGCCTTTTTGCGCGTGATGGGCAAGGGCCTGAGCCGTGGGTGCATGATTTAAAGATATTGCTGAATTAA
- the cyoE gene encoding heme o synthase, which produces MESTAFCPSISSRISQYWALTKPRVTQLAVFCAMIGMLLSTPGSVPWSIVLGGAAGIWLLASAAFAINCLFERKIDTLMRRTAWRPSARGDLTSLQILLFSALLGGLGMWMLCAFTNALAMWLTLATFIGYAIIYTLILKPRTPQNIVIGGAAGAMPPALGWAAATGAVPADAWLLVLIIFVWTPPHFWALALYRRQDYAQAGLPMLPITHGEQFTRLQILLYTIVLFGVSLLPFASRMSGIVYLAAAIVLGIIFLAYAWRIWRAYSDTLARGLFRYSIIYLSLLFAALLADHYVQIYRSSV; this is translated from the coding sequence ATGGAAAGCACCGCTTTTTGCCCCTCTATTAGCAGCCGCATCTCCCAATACTGGGCACTGACTAAACCTCGTGTTACGCAGCTCGCAGTGTTTTGCGCGATGATCGGCATGCTCTTGTCAACTCCTGGCAGTGTCCCCTGGTCGATTGTGCTGGGTGGCGCAGCAGGAATCTGGTTATTAGCCAGCGCCGCTTTTGCGATCAATTGTTTGTTTGAGCGCAAAATAGATACATTAATGCGTCGCACGGCATGGCGGCCATCCGCTCGCGGTGATTTAACCTCCCTCCAGATTCTTTTATTTTCAGCGCTACTAGGTGGGCTTGGGATGTGGATGCTCTGCGCCTTCACCAATGCATTAGCAATGTGGCTCACGCTGGCCACTTTCATTGGCTATGCAATTATTTATACGCTGATCTTAAAGCCGCGGACGCCGCAAAATATCGTGATTGGCGGTGCCGCTGGGGCGATGCCGCCGGCGCTTGGGTGGGCCGCGGCAACTGGAGCGGTGCCGGCTGATGCGTGGCTGCTTGTCTTGATTATTTTTGTATGGACGCCGCCGCATTTTTGGGCGCTTGCGCTATACCGTCGACAAGATTATGCGCAAGCGGGTTTGCCGATGTTGCCAATTACACATGGTGAGCAATTTACACGCTTACAGATTTTGCTTTATACCATCGTTCTATTTGGCGTATCGTTGTTGCCATTTGCTTCGCGCATGAGTGGGATAGTCTATCTAGCCGCGGCGATTGTGCTGGGCATCATTTTTCTGGCTTATGCTTGGCGTATCTGGCGCGCTTATTCGGATACGCTAGCGCGCGGGCTGTTTCGATATTCAATTATTTATCTGTCGTTGCTGTTTGCAGCATTACTGGCTGACCATTATGTACAAATTTACCGCAGCAGCGTCTAA
- a CDS encoding heme A synthase, whose product MFILQLSLIGICIALIPLGWVWLRSGADRFGQLVWVTTILTFDLVLFGSFTRLTDSGLGCPDWPGCYGAASPFIAHEAIQAAQAALPSGPVTMVKAWIEMMHRYLALALGVLMIAQVVVAWRSRKVLPVSPWWPVALLILICVQGAFGAWTVTLKLQPIIVTIHLLLGLTLLGALAWLAMRCTPSVAPEPAATRWRWAVWIGLALLVVQIALGGWVSANYAVLACTDFPTCHGAWLPPMDFAQGFQLWRALGQTKAGDFITQDALVAIHWTHRNFAWLVSVWLLGLGLRLRQFNALRPLANGLMALVALQGLTGIANILLQWPLLIALVHNGGAALLLLLLIMLNYRIAINRQSVRRTATKV is encoded by the coding sequence GTGTTTATTTTGCAGCTTAGCTTGATTGGCATTTGCATCGCGCTCATCCCGCTGGGTTGGGTGTGGCTGCGCAGTGGTGCGGATCGATTTGGTCAATTGGTCTGGGTCACGACGATACTCACCTTTGATCTAGTGTTATTTGGCAGCTTTACGCGTCTCACAGATTCGGGCCTAGGCTGCCCTGATTGGCCCGGCTGTTATGGTGCCGCCTCGCCCTTTATTGCACATGAAGCGATTCAAGCGGCACAAGCTGCATTACCCAGTGGCCCTGTCACTATGGTCAAGGCTTGGATTGAAATGATGCATCGCTATCTGGCCTTGGCGCTGGGCGTGTTGATGATTGCGCAGGTGGTGGTGGCGTGGCGTAGCCGTAAAGTGTTACCAGTGTCGCCCTGGTGGCCGGTTGCATTACTTATATTAATTTGCGTGCAGGGCGCGTTTGGCGCTTGGACCGTCACTCTAAAATTACAGCCGATCATCGTTACGATCCACTTACTGCTGGGGTTGACGTTACTGGGTGCATTGGCTTGGTTGGCGATGCGTTGCACGCCTTCGGTTGCCCCTGAGCCTGCGGCGACTCGTTGGCGGTGGGCAGTATGGATTGGGCTGGCGCTACTTGTCGTACAAATCGCCCTAGGGGGGTGGGTGAGCGCGAATTACGCGGTGTTAGCCTGTACCGATTTTCCGACATGCCATGGTGCTTGGTTGCCGCCGATGGATTTTGCGCAAGGCTTTCAACTGTGGCGTGCGCTAGGTCAAACTAAAGCCGGAGACTTTATTACCCAAGATGCGCTGGTGGCAATCCATTGGACGCATCGCAATTTTGCCTGGCTTGTTAGTGTCTGGTTGCTTGGGCTGGGCTTACGCTTGCGCCAATTTAACGCGTTGCGCCCTTTAGCGAATGGCTTAATGGCGTTGGTCGCATTGCAGGGTTTAACTGGCATAGCCAATATTCTATTGCAGTGGCCTTTGCTGATTGCGCTAGTGCACAATGGCGGCGCGGCATTACTCTTGTTGTTGCTCATCATGCTAAACTACCGTATCGCAATTAACAGACAAAGTGTGCGGCGCACCGCAACTAAGGTCTGA
- a CDS encoding cytochrome C oxidase subunit I — MHASHKNSNRKTLLLVVLVCLAPVIASYLSYYVFKPAGGVVNYGKLIEPAQPIPPSLGVQAENGEVIPFQTLKGKWLLLAVDASTCSENCVKKLYFMRQVRVAQGIERERVATVWLRTDNAPVSPVVQQAYPEMRFLSANATALAKWLPVEGGMQLADYIYLVDPSGNLIMRFPPAPDPGKIKKDLSKLLKWSSIG, encoded by the coding sequence ATGCATGCAAGTCACAAAAATTCGAATCGGAAAACGTTGTTGTTAGTGGTGCTGGTGTGTTTGGCGCCCGTCATTGCATCTTACCTCTCCTATTATGTTTTCAAACCGGCTGGTGGGGTGGTGAATTACGGTAAATTAATCGAGCCAGCGCAGCCTATTCCGCCTAGTTTAGGGGTGCAAGCAGAAAATGGGGAGGTAATCCCCTTCCAAACTTTAAAAGGCAAATGGTTATTGCTTGCAGTCGATGCGAGCACATGCTCTGAGAACTGTGTAAAGAAGCTCTATTTTATGAGGCAAGTACGGGTGGCGCAGGGCATTGAGCGGGAGCGTGTGGCAACCGTCTGGCTGCGCACGGATAACGCTCCAGTGTCGCCTGTAGTGCAGCAAGCGTATCCCGAGATGCGTTTCTTAAGTGCCAATGCTACGGCTCTTGCCAAATGGTTGCCGGTTGAGGGTGGGATGCAGCTCGCAGACTATATTTATTTAGTGGATCCAAGCGGTAATCTCATCATGCGTTTCCCCCCTGCTCCGGACCCTGGCAAAATCAAAAAGGACCTCAGCAAATTGTTGAAATGGTCGAGCATTGGCTAA
- a CDS encoding SURF1 family protein: MLKIRFWPLLAILIAAALAVRLGFWQRDRAHQKEALAAQLIRYQNSTPIPLGSSWLPLKEAEYHRVQARGRFMPERVVYLDNRPYDARPGFHVLMPLALEEGTYVLINRGWIPCNMQDRTVLAPYSTPTDSVVIEGIARADPGQAFELGAGGSAAHLRVRQNLDLAAYQLETGLPLQPFVIWQTNQINDQLVRAWPNILTGVERNYGYMLQWWGIAAAILLSGLYAARRAALNAVK, encoded by the coding sequence ATGCTCAAAATTCGTTTCTGGCCGTTATTAGCGATACTCATTGCGGCCGCGTTAGCGGTACGCTTAGGTTTTTGGCAGCGCGACCGCGCACACCAAAAAGAAGCGCTTGCTGCCCAACTGATACGCTATCAGAATAGTACGCCAATCCCGCTCGGTTCGTCATGGTTGCCGCTCAAAGAGGCCGAGTATCATCGAGTACAGGCGCGTGGGCGTTTTATGCCAGAGCGTGTGGTGTATCTTGATAACCGCCCTTACGACGCCCGACCTGGCTTTCATGTGCTCATGCCGTTAGCGCTGGAAGAGGGGACGTATGTCCTAATCAATCGGGGTTGGATACCCTGTAATATGCAAGATCGCACGGTGCTTGCGCCTTATTCCACACCGACGGATAGCGTTGTCATAGAGGGCATTGCCCGCGCTGATCCGGGGCAGGCATTTGAACTGGGTGCAGGCGGTTCAGCCGCGCATTTGCGGGTGCGGCAGAATTTGGATCTGGCGGCGTACCAGTTAGAGACAGGGTTGCCTTTGCAGCCATTCGTTATCTGGCAGACAAACCAGATCAATGACCAACTGGTGCGTGCCTGGCCGAACATTTTAACTGGGGTAGAGCGTAACTATGGTTACATGCTGCAATGGTGGGGGATCGCTGCCGCTATATTACTATCAGGCTTATATGCGGCCCGCCGCGCTGCGCTAAATGCGGTTAAATAG
- a CDS encoding twin transmembrane helix small protein, translating into MSVFIAFAFLLIGASLVCALYFMMHDRGTTKRMVYSLMARVGLSIGLFLFILFAYWMGWIQSTGIPYSN; encoded by the coding sequence ATGTCTGTTTTTATTGCCTTTGCTTTTCTCCTAATTGGCGCAAGCCTAGTCTGTGCCTTGTATTTTATGATGCACGACCGAGGCACAACGAAGCGAATGGTCTATTCACTCATGGCCCGCGTTGGGCTTTCAATCGGGCTTTTCTTGTTTATCTTATTTGCCTATTGGATGGGATGGATTCAAAGTACCGGCATTCCTTATAGCAATTAA